A genomic window from Streptomyces mirabilis includes:
- a CDS encoding YhjD/YihY/BrkB family envelope integrity protein, producing MRAGRGSGPPTDGRTARLRGRAAELGARLRRLRAGAEERFPVITRLTSHLIAVNLLDSATRLAAQVFLTAVPLLFVVASFAPQGVRKEIVSSLHDVFGINGSSEQELKKVFEANPANLQQSAGVVSSLMVLLSATACSRAMQRLCQRAWRLPGARARIAAWRWLVWIAAWLVILALQGPLRTGFGVGAWLGVPLLLVTQVGVWWWTQHLLLAARVPWLPLLPGALLTGVALTTLSVVAKLYVPSALNRGLDRYGSLGAVFTVLSWLIGLCVVIAAGITAGAVIAREPVVSRHLGSPEQSNSP from the coding sequence TTGCGCGCAGGCAGAGGATCGGGCCCGCCCACCGACGGCCGGACGGCCCGCCTGCGCGGGCGGGCCGCGGAACTGGGGGCGCGGCTGCGCCGGCTGCGCGCCGGCGCAGAGGAACGCTTCCCGGTGATCACCCGCCTCACCTCGCACCTGATCGCCGTGAACCTGCTGGATTCCGCGACCCGGCTGGCGGCCCAGGTGTTCCTGACCGCCGTTCCGCTGCTCTTCGTGGTCGCGTCCTTCGCCCCGCAGGGGGTGCGCAAGGAGATCGTCTCCTCTCTGCACGACGTCTTCGGTATCAACGGCTCCTCCGAACAGGAGTTGAAGAAGGTCTTCGAGGCCAATCCCGCGAACCTGCAGCAGAGCGCCGGAGTGGTCAGTTCGCTGATGGTGCTGCTCTCCGCCACGGCGTGCAGCCGGGCGATGCAGCGCCTGTGCCAACGCGCCTGGCGGCTGCCGGGTGCGAGGGCACGGATCGCCGCCTGGCGATGGCTCGTGTGGATCGCGGCCTGGCTGGTCATCCTCGCCCTGCAGGGACCGCTGCGCACCGGGTTCGGCGTGGGGGCGTGGCTGGGCGTGCCGCTCCTGCTGGTCACCCAGGTGGGCGTCTGGTGGTGGACCCAACACCTGCTGCTGGCCGCGCGCGTCCCCTGGCTGCCCCTGCTGCCCGGTGCGCTCCTGACCGGGGTGGCCCTGACCACACTGTCGGTGGTCGCCAAGCTGTACGTGCCCAGCGCGCTCAACCGCGGCCTGGACCGCTACGGGTCGCTGGGTGCGGTCTTCACCGTGTTGTCATGGCTGATCGGGCTCTGTGTCGTCATCGCCGCCGGGATCACCGCCGGAGCGGTGATCGCGCGGGAACCCGTCGTGTCCCGGCACCTCGGCTCACCCGAACAGTCCAACTCGCCGTAA